The Candida orthopsilosis Co 90-125, chromosome 7 draft sequence genome has a window encoding:
- a CDS encoding Ptc6 protein phosphatase (member of the Type 2C-related family (serine/threonine-specific), similar to S. cerevisiae) yields MSIVFAQGCRIVKERTSLISRRYISDSVVFTPVVRSSSIPPDTEKPKLEGRLRVKLLKSPSHLGHFTSRVNRPYNEDKYNANVLTIRDKEVFNFNIFDGHGGDQCSKYLAENLSLNVECSDEMVKKKKAREDLVKKYAKNVGGYWKRWYKHREKTFATWQASKLPIKSFKKDLEKNDIAFRLPLSFLNTDYEFFQQEQESGSTCTSAFFQTIYNNPVKSLPVIENYYFNRNTISLLTIAHVGDTRAILVDKNGIANALTVDHHPSNPLESKRLRRYAANFFMTDSFGEERFIALANTRAFGDVSYKEMGVTAEPEVTQLIVGDSREISQKLTEDEIKKYTVGGLGGDECFLILCTDGVTNVLTDQEIADIIMTHYKRQGHVKATPQFCAQEVINFVEYVGGDDNATILVIRLNGWGNWPNIDRTGELRQQRLDDYNPRRNSG; encoded by the coding sequence ATGTCAATTGTATTTGCTCAAGGATGTCGCATAGTGAAAGAGCGCACCTCGCTAATATCACGCCGATACATTTCTGATTCTGTGGTATTTACACCCGTTGTCCGATCCTCCTCAATACCACCAGACACTGAAAAGCCCAAACTTGAAGGGAGACTACGCGTGAAGCTACTCAAAAGTCCATCTCATTTGGGTCATTTTACAAGTAGAGTCAATCGACCTTATAATGAGGACAAGTACAATGCCAACGTGTTGACAATTAGGGATAAAGAggtattcaatttcaatatatttGACGGACATGGAGGAGATCAATGCAGTAAATATTTAGCTGAGAACTTGTCTTTGAATGTTGAATGCAGTGATGAAATggtgaaaaagaagaaagcaAGAGAGGATTTAGTCAAGAAGTATGCTAAAAATGTAGGTGGGTATTGGAAACGCTGGTACAAACATCGAGAAAAGACATTCGCCACATGGCAAGCTAGTAAACTACCCATTAAGAGCTTCAAAAAGGACCTTGAAAAGAACGATATAGCATTTAGGTTGCCCCTTTCGTTCCTTAATACAGATTACGAATTCTTCCAACAGGAGCAAGAACTGGGGTCAACGTGTACATCGGcattttttcaaactatTTACAATAACCCAGTGAAGTCGTTACCCgtgattgaaaattacTACTTCAACAGAAATACTATTTCTTTGTTAACGATTGCCCACGTGGGTGACACTAGAGCCATATTAGTTGACAAGAATGGGATAGCAAATGCATTGACAGTGGATCACCACCCTCTGAACCCATTGGAAAGCAAAAGACTTCGAAGATACGCGGCTAATTTTTTCATGACTGACTCTTTTGGAGAAGAACGGTTCATAGCTCTAGCAAACACAAGGGCATTTGGAGACGTCAGTTATAAGGAAATGGGTGTCACTGCAGAGCCGGAAGTGACACAGTTAATTGTCGGAGACTCTAGGGAAATATCCCAAAAGCTAACCGAGGACGAGATCAAGAAGTATACTGTTGGTGGTCTTGGTGGTGATGAGTGTTTTCTCATTTTGTGTACAGATGGAGTAACTAATGTATTGACTGatcaagaaattgctgATATTATAATGACACATTATAAAAGACAGGGCCATGTGAAGGCTACTCCACAATTCTGTGCTCAGGAAGTTATcaactttgttgaatatgttGGAGGTGATGATAATGCCACTATATTAGTGATTAGATTGAATGGATGGGGTAACTGGCCAAATATTGACAGAACAGGGGAGTTGAGGCAGCAAAGGCTAGACGATTACAATCCAAGGCGTAATAGTGGTTGA
- a CDS encoding Rsm19 protein (S. cerevisiae homolog RSM19 is structural constituent of mitochondrial small ribosomal subunit) has protein sequence MLPSLQILSRSVWKGPHIVPLPIAKAIQNKSSIRTKARNCTIIPQFVGLKFEVHNGKDYVEVEVTDDMVGSKLGEFAPTRKRFMYKYSKN, from the coding sequence ATGCTCCCTTCATTACAAATACTAAGCAGATCGGTTTGGAAAGGACCTCATATTGTACCTTTACCAATAGCAAAAGctatacaaaacaaatcgAGTATCAGAACAAAAGCACGTAATTGTACAATAATACCACAATTTGTTGGACTTAAATTTGAGGTACACAATGGGAAAGATTACGTCGAGGTCGAAGTCACTGACGACATGGTAGGGTCAAAGTTGGGAGAGTTTGCACCAACTAGAAAGAGATTCATGTACAAATACTCCAAGAATTAG
- a CDS encoding Dbp6 protein (S. cerevisiae homolog DBP6 has role ribosomal large subunit assembly, rRNA processing and localizes to nucleolus, preribosome, large subunit precursor), which translates to MFGTRYDPDEPTSISVSNAKRKREEASESSESENEQDDAKELSKSDDESSDDDREGSKISDDIIEKTEARFEVSEESDVEMEGPEPNGDPSYESKHEAVFNKFKQSTTTIGQRESVSEDEKEEVVDTQDLAPLPQPQLPRDKKLTSTSQYSKNLDWLTTPQYVTPNEKLSFQGLGVDETVLNNLKSHGFNEAFAVQVSVLKTIIPEIIANKRRPDAFGDILVNASTGSGKTLAYSIPIVQALHDRVVPRVRAIVLVPTRPLINQVKTTMLQLSQGTNLSVVGLKNDISIKEESEKLKKMVPDIVVSTPGRLVEHLNINSISLSGLRFLVIDEADRLLNQSFQNWSSVLTNKIDEQQKRDISERWSLKVQKLVFSATLTTDAGKLSNLNFYKPRLIIVNDTEQLVNEMFSVPSLLSEFIIHYGVAKNSLKPLILAKFLASQKKLSNVLIFTKSNESCIRLSKLLQLIMDAFSMSINVAFINSTNNRTSVRARVLRDFSTQKINILIATDLIARGIDLTTITDVINYDLPNSSREYVHRVGRTARAKNAGNAYNFVFGKGERKWFNTFSRDIGRGDKEVEPLELKLSEVITKHDEEVYQKALLDLQQQAVM; encoded by the coding sequence ATGTTTGGCACTCGGTACGACCCTGATGAGCCTACGTCTATATCTGTCCTGAAtgcaaaaaggaaaagagaGGAGGCCTCGGAGTCAAGTGAAAGTGAAAATGAACAAGATGATGCAAAAGAACTCAGTAAAAGTGATGACGAGAGTAGCGATGACGACAGAGAGGGAAGCAAAATTTCAGATGATATTATAGAGAAAACAGAGGCAAGATTTGAAGTCAGTGAAGAATCAGACGTGGAAATGGAAGGTCCAGAACCAAATGGTGATCCCCTGTATGAGTCCAAGCATGAAGCAGTattcaacaagttcaagCAGTCAACAACTACAATAGGGCAACGTGAGTCTGTATCTGAAGACGAAAAGGAGGAGGTTGTGGACACACAAGACCTCGCTCCACTTCCCCAACCACAATTACCTCGTGATAAGAAGCTTACGTCGACGTCGCAATACTCAAAGAACTTAGACTGGTTAACAACACCTCAATATGTGACACCGAATGAGAagctttcttttcaagGCCTAGGGGTTGATGAAACTGTATTGAATAATCTTAAATCACATGGCTTTAACGAAGCATTTGCTGTTCAAGTGAGTGTTCTCAAAACGATTATACCTGAAATTATAGCCAATAAAAGGCGACCAGATGCGTTTGGGGACATACTAGTGAATGCATCCACTGGATCGGGTAAGACTTTGGCATACTCTATTCCGATAGTCCAAGCATTACACGACAGAGTCGTACCTCGAGTGAGAGCAATTGTGCTAGTTCCAACTAGACCATTAATTAATCAAGTGAAAACTACAATGCTACAGCTATCCCAGGGTACAAATTTATCAGTAGTaggattgaaaaatgatatatcaatcaaagaagaaagtgaaaagttgaaaaaaatggTTCCTGATATAGTGGTAAGTACGCCAGGTAGGTTGGTTGAGCATTTGAATATAAACTCCATCAGCCTATCAGGCTTGAGATTTCTCGTCATCGATGAAGCAGATAGGCTTttaaatcaatcttttcaaaattggtcGCTGGTACtcaccaacaaaattgatgagcAGCAAAAACGTGACATATCAGAAAGGTGGAGCCTAAAAGTACAAAAGTTGGTTTTTTCTGCAACATTGACTACTGATGCTGGGAAGCTATCCAATCTCAATTTTTACAAGCCGAGACTTATCATTGTCAACGATACTGAGCAATTGGTCAATGAAATGTTTAGCGTGCCTTCATTGTTGTCTGAATTTATCATTCATTATGGTGTGGCCAAAAACTCGTTAAAACCCTTGATACTTGCCAAATTTTTAGCTTCACAGAAGAAACTCTCCAACGTGCTAATATTTACGAAGTCAAATGAGTCATGTATCAGGTTGTCAAAGCTTTTGCAGCTCATTATGGATGCATTTTCAATGCTGATCAACGTAgcattcatcaattcaaccaacaacagaaCATCAGTACGAGCTCGAGTTTTAAGGGACTTCTCCACCCAAAAGATAAACATCCTCATTGCCACGGATTTGATTGCCAGAGGTATAGACTTGACCACAATCACCGATGTCATTAATTACGATTTGCCCAATTCATCACGAGAGTATGTCCATAGAGTTGGTCGTACTGCGAGAGCAAAAAACGCAGGTAACGCTtataattttgtatttgggAAAGGTGAACGGAAATGGTTTAATACGTTTTCTAGGGATATTGGTCGTGGTGATAAGGAAGTTGAACCGTTggagttgaaattgagtgAGGTTATCACTAAACACGACGAAGAGGTGTACCAAAAAgcattgttggatttgcaacaacaagctGTAATGTGA
- a CDS encoding Rad26 protein (S. cerevisiae homolog RAD26 has DNA-dependent ATPase activity, has role in transcription-coupled nucleotide-excision repair and localizes to cytoplasm, nucleus), with translation MTDVQVFDQTDLENSITIKANKLLLIKDVEQDEKRLEKAIKSLNVSVKHINQLNSKLSHPRTKISEKKKIKDEIQWLEENELSVKQQDVQDIKSRIESNKRALEESKGGNEDRDRGGGRLPDESERDYLIRIGKITAFGNENAFQSVDATEDKRQSHVFLRKPGFEQDVERIEKAAPVRDEGVIEVSEDGIEASDVEKVVSESDNEVSDDDYVYDDSLAEEGEIAAEEDDENEEIEEEIVEDEEIRNADDGNEPYYRKRLASWVKKRSSFRQVDNDHDKKEWFKPHPSISDSKLNDSFRLPGDIYPSLFDYQKTCVQWLWELYSQKTGGIIGDEMGLGKTIQIISFLAGLHYSGLLHKPVLVVVPATVMNQWVNEFHRWWPPLRCVILHSIGSGMGNDAKISEAKMEEYLETWDPQTSKKSLRGIKSQINAQKIVNTVVEKGHVLITTYVGLRIYSKYILPQEWGYCVLDEGHKIRNPDSDISLTCKQIKTVNRIILSGTPIQNNLTELWSLFDFVFPGRLGTLPVFQQQFSIPINVGGYANSNNLQVKTAYKCAVVLRDLISPYLLRRLKNDVAKDLPKKSEMVLFVKLTRVQQDLYEKFLDSEDLNSILRGKRNVLMGVDMLRKICNHPDLIYREALMHKASYGDPKKSGKMQVLKNLLQLWQNEGHKTLLFCQTRQMLDILEKFVSNLSLLNNESKHFTYLRMDGSTAISQRQNLVDEFNNDPSLHVFLLTTKVGGLGVNLTGADRVIIYDPDWNPSTDIQARERAWRLGQKKDITIYRLMTTGSIEEKIYHRQIFKTFLQNKILKDPKQRRFFKNNDLHDLFTLGDQDEKGTETGDMFQARSEQKYRGTKLRKSASLTRKRHENDDDYSQVAKITGVSRLGQYEEGEEHRPESSNDESRIMAGIFAQSGVHSALKHDEILNYNDEEARFAEKEAEKYVSQATEALRRSRKLARKKPVGTPTWTGKFGSAGKLKGTFGAKKRKVGDRDSSSILDNLRRRAEE, from the coding sequence ATGACTGATGTTCAGGTGTTTGATCAGAcagatttggaaaactcAATCACCATTAAAGCCAACAAGCTACTTTTAATTAAAGATGTTGAGCAAGATGAAAAAAGGTTAGAGAAAGCTATTAAAAGTCTTAACGTGTCGGTGAAACACATTAACCAACTAAACTCCAAACTATCTCATCCTCGTACAAAGATCagtgaaaaaaagaagatcaaGGACGAAATCCAGTGGCTTGAAGAGAACGAGCTTAGCGTTAAACAACAGGATGTACAAGACATCAAGTCAAGAATAGAACTGAACAAGCGGGCACTTGAAGAATCGAAAGGTGGGAATGAGGATCGAGACCGTGGTGGAGGAAGACTCCCAGACGAAAGTGAGCGAGATTACTTGATCAGAATAGGTAAAATTACAGCATTTGGCAATGAAAACGCGTTCCAACTGGTTGATGCCACTGAAGATAAAAGACAAAGTCACGTCTTTTTGCGAAAGCCAGGATTCGAGCAGGATGTTGAAAGAATAGAAAAGGCTGCACCCGTAAGAGATGAAGGTGTTATTGAGGTATCAGAGGATGGAATTGAGGCGTCGGATGTTGAGAAAGTGGTATCAGAGAGTGACAATGAGGTATCAGATGATGACTATGTTTATGATGATCTGCTTGCAGAAGAGGGGGAAATTGCAGCTGAGGAAGATGACGAGAATGAAGAGATAGAAGAAGAGatagttgaagatgaagagatCCGGAATGCCGATGATGGTAATGAACCATACTACCGAAAAAGATTGGCGAGTTGGGTTAAGAAAAGATCGTCTTTTAGACAAGTGGACAATGATCATGACAAAAAAGAATGGTTTAAACCACACCCCTCAATATCAGACTCAAAACTTAATGATTCCTTTAGACTACCCGGTGATATATATCCGTCTTTGTTTGATTATCAGAAGACATGTGTTCAGTGGCTTTGGGAATTGTATTCGCAAAAGACTGGAGGTATAATTGGAGACGAAATGGGATTAGGTAAAACAATTCAGATCATATCGTTTTTGGCTGGATTACATTATTCGGGTCTTTTGCACAAACCTGTCTTGGTTGTTGTTCCCGCGACTGTAATGAACCAATGGGTAAATGAGTTCCATAGGTGGTGGCCACCACTTCGATGCGTTATACTACACAGCATTGGATCGGGAATGGGTAATGATGCAAAAATAAGTGAAGCCAAAATGGAAGAATATTTAGAAACGTGGGATCCGCAAACCTCTAAAAAATCACTCAGGGGAATAAAGTCCCAAATTAATGCTCAGAAAATTGTGAATACAGTTGTCGAAAAGGGGCATGTGTTGATAACTACGTATGTTGGTCTTCGGATCTACTCCAAGTATATTTTACCACAAGAATGGGGGTATTGTGTTTTAGACGAGGGCCACAAGATTCGAAACCCGGACCTGGATATCTCACTAACTTGCAAACAAATCAAGACGGTAAACAGAATTATTTTATCAGGTACCCCAATCCAAAATAATCTAACCGAGTTGTGgtcattgtttgattttgtttttccCGGTAGGCTAGGCACATTACCTGTGtttcagcaacaattttccatACCTATTAATGTGGGAGGCTatgcaaattcaaataatcTTCAAGTTAAAACCGCTTACAAATGTGCAGTCGTGTTGAGAGACTTAATTTCACCCTATTTGCTCAGACGATTGAAAAATGACGTAGCTAAAGATTTGCCGAAAAAGAGTGAAATGGTACTTTTTGTCAAGCTAACTAGAGTGCAACAAGATTTGTACGAGAAATTCCTTGATAGTGAAGACTTGAATTCCATTCTCAGGGGGAAAAGAAATGTGCTTATGGGAGTTGACATGTTGAGaaaaatttgcaaccatCCGGATTTGATATACAGAGAGGCGCTAATGCACAAGGCAAGCTATGGCGACCCAAAGAAGTCTGGTAAGATgcaagttttgaaaaatctcTTGCAGCTATGGCAAAATGAGGGCCACAAAACCTTGTTATTCTGTCAAACCAGACAAATGCTTGATATTTTGGAGAAGTTTGTTTCTAATTTATCCTTGCTCAATAACGAATCGAAACACTTTACCTACCTACGAATGGATGGTTCCACGGCAATTTCccaaagacaaaatttggttgatgaattcaacaacGACCCCAGCCTACATGTGTTTTTGCTTACTACGAAAGTTGGCGGATTGGGGGTTAATTTAACTGGTGCTGATAGAGTTATTATTTATGATCCGGATTGGAACCCATCAACAGACATTCAGGCTAGAGAACGTGCATGGAGGTTGGGACAGAAAAAGGATATTACTATATACAGACTAATGACGACAGGTTCAATTGAGGAGAAGATCTATCATCGAcagattttcaaaacctttttgcaaaacaaaattttgaaagatcCGAAACAAAGACGGttttttaaaaataatGATTTGCACGACTTGTTCACATTGGGAGATCAAGACGAAAAGGGAACTGAAACTGGAGACATGTTTCAAGCTCGAAGTGAGCAAAAATACAGGGGCACAAAGTTGAGAAAATCTGCATCgttgacaagaaaaagacaTGAAAATGATGACGATTATAGTCAAGTTGCAAAGATAACCGGTGTTTCGAGATTGGGTCAAtatgaagaaggagaagagCACAGACCCGAAAGCAGTAACGATGAAAGCCGGATTATGGCGGGGATATTTGCCCAAAGTGGAGTCCATAGTGCTCTAAAACATGATGAGATTCT